In the Clostridium gelidum genome, TTTTGATGCTTTAAGAGGACTTGACATAGATTTAGATGAAACAGAAGATCTTGAAAGAGTTCATTCTGACAATGATGTAAATAAAATTTATTCAAAAATTGAGAAAAGTCATCCGGGAATTTTTGCAACACTTTATTCATATAGAATTCCACGTCCAATTGCAAGAGTAATTGTTAAGAGATTAATAAGATTAACATTGTCATATTGTGAGAGAGAAAAGAACCATTAATAGCATATGTATATATCCATATATAAAAACCTCTACAGATTTTGAAAAAACAATTCAAAATCTGTAGAGATTTTTGCTATTAATAGAATAGTGTTATGGATATCCAAGCTTGAAGAGGATAGAATGTTAATAAAGGCATATTCAATTATTATTTTTTGTGGGTGTAAGTGTTATATTAAATCGTTAGCATAGCTAAAATTTTCTTAAATAAAATTGGTTTTATACTTTCAATATCTGTAGGTTCCTTTAGGATAATAGTTGTAAAGCACACGCTACCAACTAATTCAATTATCATAAATAATGTCATTTCAGCTTCTTCTTTTTCCATTCCGTCATCAGTTAAATTTTTAATAAAAATATCCAATACCTTTTTAACATCTTCATATTCCTGTGGAGTCATTACAGCTTTTCTATATAATCCCCAAGATATATTTTTATTTATAAGTTTCAGTAAGGATACATTACATTTTAAATAGTTAACTATATAATCAATAAAGAATAATGTTCTTTGCCTGAAATTTTCAATTCCTAAATCATTTGTTTTAGCTAATGCTTCTTTTATTATTTCATTGCTTTTTTGAAGAATTAATTTATTTAAAACGTCGTATTTATCATTAAAATATAAATAGAAAGTACCTTTTGCAACTCCAGCATTTTTCGCTATATCATCTATAGATGTTTTTTCTATGCCATTTTCAAGAAACAAATTATATGCTGCTAAAAATAACTCTTTTTCTTTTAATTGTTTCTTTTTTGTAGTAAAGCTTAGTTTGTCATTCTGTAAAGTCATCTTTTGCCTCCCAAGTAGTACTTCACTTTATTATAAATCAAAACGAAGAATAATCCAAATTATATGTTTATTTACAAATGACTGTTTCAAATTTAATTTCATGTATTGCTTAAGCAATATGAAATAACGACTTAAATTGAGTAGTTAAAGTGGTACATTTAGTTATTTGAATGTTGCTGAATTGATATAACCTTAATAAAATAGTATAATTAGTAAAGAAAATCAAGGTTGAACTATGCTTATTATAAGAGTTCTCTTAATAAGAGACAATATTGGAATTATTATTTTAAATAAATTATGAGCATATTTTGGATTTTCAGTTAAACTACTGGAGGATAAAAAATGATTGTTTTAAGTTGTAAAAATATATGCAAAAGTTATGGAATAGATACTATTTTAAAGGATATAACATTTTCAATTAATGAAGGTGATAAGGTTGGTATAATAGGTTCAAATGGTGAGGGAAAAACAACATTATTTAAGATACTTTCAAAAGAACTCATTCAAGATGATGGAGAAGTTTTTATAGATAAAAATAAGTCTTTAGGATATCTTGCTCAACATTTAGCATTAGATTCAGGTAACACAATTTATGATGAAATGATACTTGTCTTTGAAGACCTTATAAAATTAGAAAATAAAATTTTGGATTTAGAAGCAAAAATGAATGAGCCTTATGATGAAAAAAATGCGATGTATCATGAAAAAATTATAAAAGATTATGGAACAGCTCAAGACATTTATGAAAATAGGGGGGGCTATACATATAAAGGGGAAATATCTCGCGTAATTAAAGGGCTTGGATTTACAGAAAATGATTTTAATAAATTGATTTTAACCTTAAGTGGAGGACAAAAAACTAGAGTAGCTCTTTGTAAACTACTACTTTTAAATCCAGATATATTATTACTTGACGAACCGACTAATCATTTAGATTTAGAAGCAATTGAATGGCTTGAAGAATATCTAAAAGCTTATAAAGGTACTGTAGTTGTAATCTCACATGATAGATTTTTCTTGGATTCTGTAACAACAGCTACTTTTGAAGTTATAAATGGTCATGTTAACTGTTACAATGCACCTTATACTAAAGCTTTAGACTTAATGAAAAAGGATCGTGAAACTAAATTAAAAACTTATAATCTGCAGCAAGCAGAAATTAAAAGACAAGAAGCAATAATAGAAAAATTCAGATCATTTAATAGGGAAAAAAGTATTAAAAGGGCTGAGAGTAGAGAAAAAGCACTTGATAAAATGGAGATTATAGATGCTCCTGATAAAGAAAAATCTGCATCTAAAATTAAATTTGAACCTTCAGTTAAAAGTGGATATGATGTACTTCATATTGAAAATTTAGCTAAGAGTTATGTTGATAAGAAATTATTTTCGGGTTTATCTTTTGATTTAAAAAGAGGAGAAAAAATTGCATTAATAGGTGAAAATGGACGTGGAAAAACTACTCTTTTCAATATTATAATGGATAAAGTAAAAAGTGATTCTGGAGTTAAAGTATTAGGTGTAAATGTTAATGTTGGTTATTATGATCAAGAACAAACCAATCTTAATCCAGAAAAAACAGTATTAGATGAGGTGTGGGATGACTTCCCGGAATTAACTACAAGCGAGCTTAGGGGATTTCTTGGTTCGTTTTTATTTAGAGGTGATGATGTATTTAAAGAGATAAATAAATTAAGTGGTGGAGAAAGATGTAGAGTA is a window encoding:
- a CDS encoding TetR/AcrR family transcriptional regulator → MTLQNDKLSFTTKKKQLKEKELFLAAYNLFLENGIEKTSIDDIAKNAGVAKGTFYLYFNDKYDVLNKLILQKSNEIIKEALAKTNDLGIENFRQRTLFFIDYIVNYLKCNVSLLKLINKNISWGLYRKAVMTPQEYEDVKKVLDIFIKNLTDDGMEKEEAEMTLFMIIELVGSVCFTTIILKEPTDIESIKPILFKKILAMLTI
- a CDS encoding ABC-F family ATP-binding cassette domain-containing protein — encoded protein: MIVLSCKNICKSYGIDTILKDITFSINEGDKVGIIGSNGEGKTTLFKILSKELIQDDGEVFIDKNKSLGYLAQHLALDSGNTIYDEMILVFEDLIKLENKILDLEAKMNEPYDEKNAMYHEKIIKDYGTAQDIYENRGGYTYKGEISRVIKGLGFTENDFNKLILTLSGGQKTRVALCKLLLLNPDILLLDEPTNHLDLEAIEWLEEYLKAYKGTVVVISHDRFFLDSVTTATFEVINGHVNCYNAPYTKALDLMKKDRETKLKTYNLQQAEIKRQEAIIEKFRSFNREKSIKRAESREKALDKMEIIDAPDKEKSASKIKFEPSVKSGYDVLHIENLAKSYVDKKLFSGLSFDLKRGEKIALIGENGRGKTTLFNIIMDKVKSDSGVKVLGVNVNVGYYDQEQTNLNPEKTVLDEVWDDFPELTTSELRGFLGSFLFRGDDVFKEINKLSGGERCRVNLLKLMLSKSNLLLLDEPTNHLDIPSREALEDAILSYEGTLIVISHDRYFLNKVIHRILELKEDGTYEYLGNYTYYTEKKKNPQRFEAYEGLASGKTKTQLNDEKKKKKALDKEAKAKQNDIKTIENSISTNEEALKKLQEELCKEEIYSNPVESGRVNKEIKILEEIIEKLYEEWEEISS